In a genomic window of Vibrio marisflavi CECT 7928:
- a CDS encoding class I SAM-dependent methyltransferase has protein sequence MSTSYYDQNASEFFNTTVSVDVSPLYEKFIPNLPTNANVIDAGCGSGRDTCFFLSKGFNVTSFDASHQLSTLANCHTQHPIMCCTFLEFSTKLDSQDGIWACASLLHVPKSELRDTVAHLANFLKTGGTFYCSFKYGDNEVERNGRRFTNLNERLLESLIESLPLEIKETWVTQDLRPGRESEKWLNALLTKNNS, from the coding sequence ATGAGCACCAGCTACTACGATCAAAACGCCTCTGAGTTTTTTAACACGACTGTCAGCGTTGATGTATCTCCCCTATACGAAAAGTTTATTCCGAATTTACCAACTAACGCTAATGTAATAGATGCAGGTTGTGGATCTGGTCGAGACACTTGTTTTTTTCTCTCTAAGGGTTTTAACGTCACTTCGTTCGATGCTAGTCATCAACTTTCAACTCTAGCCAATTGTCATACTCAGCATCCAATTATGTGTTGTACTTTCTTGGAGTTTTCTACAAAGCTGGATTCTCAAGATGGTATTTGGGCATGCGCTTCACTACTGCATGTACCCAAAAGTGAACTACGTGATACCGTCGCCCATTTAGCAAATTTCCTCAAAACTGGCGGCACATTCTATTGCTCTTTTAAATACGGTGACAATGAAGTTGAACGTAACGGACGACGTTTTACTAACCTAAATGAAAGGCTGCTCGAGTCTCTGATAGAATCTCTTCCACTAGAGATAAAAGAAACTTGGGTTACACAAGACTTACGCCCCGGCCGAGAAAGCGAAAAGTGGCTCAACGCACTGCTAACCAAAAATAACAGTTAG
- a CDS encoding sodium:solute symporter family transporter — translation MHDFGLLNWTILGGYVVITLILGAIIGKKVTSSAQFALGDKSIPWWAIGISVVSTYVSAMSFLGGPAWSYTEGLSVLAIHLNYPLVIFFIVTVFMPFFYNKGLTSIYEYQERRFGKASRLTLSVIFLMKQSLSSAAVLYATAIILEFITGIDVVYCIMIVTAIALIYTVMGGINAVIWTDVIQALVLFAGAFIIIQAVWSGIPEPMTQVMADMKAKGMTNALKTSLDLSHVTTIWAGVIAMTMFHTTVYGGSQMMVQRCMAAKSMGDAKKSMLMMGYVAFFIYFIFIFLGILFNSYYDGKSFDNGNTIILHFASEYGMPGLMGLIAAAILAASMSSLDSAFNSMATVSVADFYKRIFRPNESEHHYLIASRVFTVSWAILVIIPAIMFATSTGSVLEVLSKAGSYFVGATFCMFVLGFYSKHITEKGLLIGVAASFLSIWYTAVATDVSWPWYCVIGVVVNAVVAWVTSLMLTGKQTEMHLYTVKGQQDEYARLNKPIKEDGWYVIPGKIDKASYGLLVMFVLSILFLYLLNLWADDSQMLTIFAKVSMWLIVSAAGLYMVKEIWQALKRKSKLSITS, via the coding sequence ATGCATGATTTTGGCTTACTCAACTGGACAATTCTTGGTGGATATGTCGTTATTACCCTGATTCTTGGTGCTATTATCGGCAAAAAAGTCACCTCTTCAGCTCAGTTTGCACTTGGCGACAAGTCGATACCTTGGTGGGCAATTGGTATTTCTGTTGTGAGTACTTATGTAAGTGCGATGTCCTTTTTAGGTGGACCAGCTTGGTCATACACTGAAGGCTTATCTGTTCTGGCTATTCACCTTAACTACCCGCTTGTGATCTTTTTTATTGTCACCGTGTTCATGCCTTTCTTCTATAACAAAGGCCTAACATCAATTTACGAGTATCAAGAGCGCAGATTTGGTAAGGCATCAAGATTGACACTTTCGGTCATTTTCTTGATGAAGCAATCACTTAGCTCAGCTGCTGTGCTATATGCGACAGCGATTATTTTGGAGTTTATTACAGGCATAGATGTGGTGTACTGCATCATGATTGTGACTGCTATTGCTTTGATTTATACCGTAATGGGCGGAATTAACGCAGTCATCTGGACTGACGTGATTCAGGCATTGGTACTATTCGCAGGTGCATTCATCATCATCCAAGCTGTCTGGAGTGGTATTCCAGAGCCAATGACACAAGTGATGGCTGATATGAAAGCAAAAGGAATGACCAATGCACTAAAGACAAGCTTAGACCTTAGTCATGTTACTACTATCTGGGCTGGCGTTATCGCTATGACCATGTTCCACACAACAGTTTATGGTGGCAGCCAAATGATGGTGCAGCGCTGTATGGCAGCGAAAAGCATGGGTGATGCGAAAAAATCTATGTTGATGATGGGCTATGTCGCGTTCTTCATCTATTTCATTTTTATCTTCCTAGGTATTCTATTCAACTCCTATTATGACGGTAAGTCCTTTGACAATGGCAACACCATCATTTTGCACTTCGCAAGTGAATACGGTATGCCCGGCCTAATGGGTCTGATTGCTGCAGCTATTTTGGCTGCTAGTATGTCTAGCCTAGACTCCGCTTTCAATTCAATGGCAACAGTGTCTGTGGCAGACTTCTACAAACGCATCTTTAGACCGAATGAATCTGAGCATCACTACTTGATCGCGTCACGCGTATTTACGGTAAGTTGGGCGATTCTAGTGATTATTCCTGCCATCATGTTTGCTACAAGTACAGGCTCTGTGCTGGAAGTTCTTAGTAAAGCAGGCTCTTATTTTGTCGGTGCCACTTTCTGTATGTTTGTATTGGGCTTTTACTCAAAGCACATTACAGAAAAAGGACTTCTGATAGGTGTAGCAGCAAGCTTTCTATCAATCTGGTACACAGCAGTAGCGACTGACGTTTCATGGCCGTGGTATTGCGTCATTGGCGTCGTTGTTAACGCTGTTGTCGCATGGGTTACAAGCTTGATGCTTACTGGCAAGCAAACAGAGATGCACTTATACACGGTTAAAGGCCAGCAAGATGAATATGCACGCCTTAACAAGCCAATAAAAGAAGATGGCTGGTATGTAATTCCAGGAAAAATAGATAAAGCGAGTTACGGGTTACTTGTCATGTTTGTGCTTTCTATCTTGTTCCTTTACTTACTAAACTTATGGGCTGATGATTCGCAGATGCTGACTATTTTTGCCAAGGTATCCATGTGGCTAATTGTATCTGCAGCAGGCTTATATATGGTTAAGGAAATTTGGCAGGCTTTAAAAAGAAAGTCGAAGCTAAGCATCACTTCATAA
- a CDS encoding ester cyclase, translating to MTHNIVEQFYRDYFRAPESRQLDVAQTKLNPDVKFCAAHPINDLYGPDKSHQGFLSPLKHALPDVERRPQIIVEGEYDGRCWYNSTGYFVGVFENELFGIPPTGKTLYLRYTEMVCVEDEQITEYYLIPDFIDAMEQSGVNPLRSSLGHSGLVPPPATYDGTTQKSCCQESSSKSLHLVKDMLSCLGRFDGKDLLSMDLENYWHSDFMWYGPAGIGTTRGIKGFRNHHQAPFVFAFPDRSVDIELNILAKNDYVSTGGWPHMHGTHTGKSGWLGLAPTGKHIEMRVMDIWRREGELLKENWVAIDIIHILHQLGYDVFGQMKEQIEGPTYA from the coding sequence ATGACACACAACATCGTTGAACAGTTTTACCGGGACTATTTTCGAGCACCAGAAAGCAGACAATTGGATGTCGCTCAAACAAAACTTAACCCTGACGTAAAATTTTGTGCTGCCCACCCCATCAATGATTTGTATGGCCCAGATAAATCCCACCAAGGTTTTCTTTCACCACTAAAGCATGCTCTACCAGACGTCGAGCGGCGCCCTCAAATTATCGTCGAAGGCGAGTATGATGGTCGATGTTGGTATAACTCGACCGGCTACTTTGTCGGTGTGTTTGAGAACGAACTATTTGGTATTCCACCAACAGGAAAAACCCTTTATCTACGCTATACCGAGATGGTTTGTGTAGAAGACGAACAAATTACCGAGTATTACCTGATTCCTGATTTTATTGATGCCATGGAGCAATCTGGCGTTAACCCACTTCGCAGCAGTCTCGGCCACTCAGGATTAGTGCCACCTCCGGCCACCTATGACGGAACGACTCAAAAGTCCTGCTGCCAAGAGTCAAGCAGTAAAAGCCTACATTTAGTCAAAGACATGTTGTCATGTTTGGGTCGTTTTGATGGTAAAGATCTTCTGTCCATGGACCTTGAAAATTACTGGCACTCCGATTTTATGTGGTACGGTCCAGCTGGCATTGGCACTACTCGTGGAATTAAAGGCTTTAGAAATCACCACCAAGCGCCATTTGTTTTTGCTTTCCCAGATAGAAGTGTTGATATTGAGCTGAATATTTTGGCTAAAAATGACTACGTATCCACTGGTGGATGGCCTCACATGCATGGCACTCACACTGGCAAAAGTGGATGGTTGGGTCTGGCTCCAACTGGCAAACACATTGAAATGCGAGTCATGGATATTTGGCGACGTGAAGGTGAATTGCTGAAAGAAAACTGGGTCGCTATTGATATTATTCATATTCTCCACCAGCTCGGATATGATGTCTTTGGCCAAATGAAAGAACAAATAGAGGGACCTACGTATGCATGA